Sequence from the Sphingomonas sp. SORGH_AS_0950 genome:
GCGGCGCGACGGTCAACGCGACCAGCGCCCGTTTCGCCTTGCCGCAGGTCATGGCGGACGGCGACTGGCTCGACATGCAGGATCAGGTCGATGGCGCCCCGCCCCCCTTGCGGACCAGCGTGACCGTCGAGCGGCCGCGTACGGTCCTGAGCCGCAACAGCTCGCCCGACGTGCCGTTCGACCGCTCGATCAACCCCTATCGCGGCTGCGAGCATGGCTGCATCTATTGCTTCGCGCGGCCCAGCCACGCCTATCACGACCTGTCGCCGGGGCTGGATTTCGAAAGCCGGCTGTTCGCCAAGCCGAACGCTGCCGAATTGCTGCGCGCCGAACTGGCCAGGCCCGGCTACCGCGTCGCGCCGATCGCGCTGGGCACCAACACCGACCCCTATCAGCCGATCGAGGGCGAATGGCGGATCACGCGCGACATTCTGGGCGTGCTGGCGGAGACGAACCATCCGCTGGCGATCACCACCAAATCGGACCGCGTCGTGCGCGACATCGACATTCTGGCCCCGATGGCGGCCCGAAGGCTGGCGACGGTGTGCGTGTCGATCACCTCGCTCGACGCCAAGGTCGCGCGCACGGTCGAGCCCCGCGCGCCGACGCCCGAGCGGCGGCTGGCGGCGGTGGCGAAGCTGGCGGCGGCGGGCATCCCCACCTATGTCTCGATCGCGCCGGTCATCCCCGCGATCACCGATCACGAGATCGAGCATCTGATCGCCCGCGCCGCCGAGGCGGGGGCGCGCCATGCCTTCTTCATCCCCGTCCGCCTGCCGCACGAGGTCGCGCCCCTGTTCCGCGCCTGGCTGGACACGCATTTCCCCGAGCGCGCGGGCAAGGTGATGGCGATCATCCAGTCGTTGCGCGGGGGACGCGACAATGATCCCGATTTCTTCACCCGGATGCGCGGGCAAGGCCCCTGGGCGGAGTTGCTGCGCGTCCGCTTCCACCGCGCCTGTCGGTT
This genomic interval carries:
- a CDS encoding PA0069 family radical SAM protein, whose amino-acid sequence is MARQTQRGATVNATSARFALPQVMADGDWLDMQDQVDGAPPPLRTSVTVERPRTVLSRNSSPDVPFDRSINPYRGCEHGCIYCFARPSHAYHDLSPGLDFESRLFAKPNAAELLRAELARPGYRVAPIALGTNTDPYQPIEGEWRITRDILGVLAETNHPLAITTKSDRVVRDIDILAPMAARRLATVCVSITSLDAKVARTVEPRAPTPERRLAAVAKLAAAGIPTYVSIAPVIPAITDHEIEHLIARAAEAGARHAFFIPVRLPHEVAPLFRAWLDTHFPERAGKVMAIIQSLRGGRDNDPDFFTRMRGQGPWAELLRVRFHRACRLHGLNRDRPPLDTGQFRPPSGPQGELF